A stretch of the bacterium genome encodes the following:
- a CDS encoding cyanophycin synthetase: MQTKGEKIHIIGVKGIGISALAQFFAKAGAKITGSDSKEKFPADAALKRLKIPINSFSPKNINPSLDLVVYSSAYNQNHPEIKKAVKLGIPLKNYGQTLAEIFNQGENKILIAGSHGKTTTTALAGYLLSASGFKPTIFLGGVSNNWQSNFKKGENKWLVAEGDEYQKKFLFLKPDYLLITNIDFDHPDSFKNRKEYRLAFEQLKKQTAKKVLAGQKISPAFKKFLTKIDFPLLGDKNKENAFLVYRLAKELKIPDRKIKTAFETFKGVKRRLEFYIKKQKIIIVDDYAHHPEEIKATLAALKEKYPDYKLLAIFQPHTFSRTKILLKEFGRCFQKADFVYLLPTFASAREQKPKKNIDGLLLKEVRKHHTQAKSTPFETKFFANEVRKLKKINSKLIILTLGAGDVYKIAEKIAN; this comes from the coding sequence AGCCGGAGCTAAAATAACCGGCTCAGACAGCAAGGAAAAATTTCCGGCTGACGCCGCTCTCAAACGGCTGAAAATACCGATAAATTCATTTTCTCCCAAAAATATCAATCCAAGCCTTGATTTGGTCGTTTATTCTTCGGCTTATAATCAAAATCATCCCGAAATCAAAAAAGCCGTTAAACTGGGAATTCCTTTAAAAAACTACGGCCAGACCTTGGCGGAAATTTTTAATCAAGGAGAAAATAAAATTTTAATCGCCGGCTCTCACGGCAAAACCACGACCACGGCTTTAGCAGGGTATCTTTTAAGCGCTTCCGGCTTCAAACCAACTATTTTTCTGGGCGGCGTAAGTAATAATTGGCAAAGCAATTTTAAAAAAGGAGAAAATAAATGGCTGGTTGCCGAGGGCGATGAATACCAGAAAAAATTTCTTTTCTTGAAACCCGATTATCTTTTAATTACCAATATTGACTTTGACCATCCGGATTCTTTCAAAAATAGAAAGGAATACCGGCTGGCTTTTGAACAATTAAAAAAACAAACCGCGAAAAAAGTTTTGGCCGGTCAAAAAATTTCTCCGGCCTTCAAAAAATTCTTGACGAAAATTGATTTTCCTTTATTGGGAGATAAAAACAAAGAAAACGCTTTCTTGGTTTATCGGCTGGCCAAAGAATTGAAAATCCCTGACCGTAAAATCAAAACCGCTTTTGAAACTTTCAAAGGAGTAAAACGCCGGCTGGAATTTTATATCAAAAAACAAAAAATAATAATTGTTGATGATTACGCCCATCATCCAGAAGAAATCAAGGCTACTTTAGCCGCGCTTAAAGAAAAATATCCTGATTACAAACTTTTAGCGATTTTCCAGCCTCACACTTTTTCGCGCACCAAAATTCTGCTTAAAGAATTCGGCCGATGTTTCCAAAAAGCCGATTTTGTTTATCTTTTGCCCACTTTTGCTTCGGCCCGCGAACAAAAACCGAAAAAAAATATAGATGGGCTTCTTTTGAAAGAAGTAAGAAAACACCATACCCAGGCCAAATCCACGCCTTTTGAAACCAAATTTTTTGCTAATGAGGTAAGGAAATTAAAGAAAATTAACTCAAAATTGATTATCCTAACCTTGGGCGCGGGTGATGTTTATAAAATAGCGGAAAAAATAGCAAACTGA